The following are encoded together in the Acidobacteriota bacterium genome:
- a CDS encoding PQQ-binding-like beta-propeller repeat protein: MEIPTMQASIRLALRLVFVCGLASGSGSAQPGATDGDWRTYAGDTWASKYSALDQIDADNFGDLEIAWRWKTVDTHLVLADDSGASLVPSGVVFDRVAEQQPDLWLRRPGFGAMSSTALAVDGVLYLITSVEQAAAIDGRTGETIWVHDPRTYESSALPTSRGHRGAAYWEGDGEARIVWGTGAGYLIAVDARTGVPAADFGDNGRVDFVADLPRSPRGQPFQLPVGSRSAAPLIVGDTIVLGTNHTDFIMSREAVPGFIFAHDVRTGKRLWEFHIVPQSADEFGADTWEDESWRRTGNGNAWANLSADPELGYVYVPTSAVSPDHYGGHRLGDNLFANSIVCLDVETGERVWHYQLIHHEVWDYDSPTAPNLLDITVDGRRIKAVAQVTKQGFVYTFDRVTGEPVWPIEERPVPTDTDLEGEVMSPTQPFPTKPPPFAVQGARIEDLVDFTPEIRQMALEAVGGFRLGPLYTPLSLRGTIFRPAAGGGANWSGATVDPETGVLYVPSTNGHSVLRFRDGRAGTDLRYIADRTDPVGGIMRGRTTSWGQFEPVARGVAFLDGGNPTRQPTMPRGLPLWKPPYSAMVAIDMTRGEHLWTTPLGRGARYQDHPLLRDLDLPPLGGDHSRAGSLLTRTLLIHALNSGGTDDGPQLVAYDKATGEPLAGVDLPGRGLGSPMTFLLDGHQYIALTVSGRVPELVAYRLPSESR, from the coding sequence ATGGAGATTCCCACGATGCAGGCATCCATCCGCCTCGCGCTGCGCCTGGTCTTCGTCTGCGGGTTGGCGTCCGGCTCCGGTTCGGCACAGCCGGGTGCGACCGACGGCGACTGGCGGACCTACGCCGGGGACACCTGGGCCTCGAAGTACTCGGCGCTGGACCAGATCGACGCCGACAACTTCGGCGACCTGGAGATCGCCTGGCGCTGGAAGACGGTGGATACCCATCTCGTCCTGGCGGACGACAGCGGCGCGTCGCTGGTGCCGTCGGGGGTGGTGTTCGACCGCGTGGCGGAGCAGCAACCAGACCTGTGGCTGCGGCGTCCGGGGTTCGGCGCGATGTCCTCGACGGCGCTCGCGGTCGACGGTGTGCTGTACCTGATCACGAGCGTCGAGCAGGCGGCGGCGATCGACGGGCGCACCGGAGAGACGATCTGGGTTCACGACCCGCGCACCTACGAGAGCTCCGCGCTTCCGACCAGCAGAGGCCATCGAGGGGCGGCCTACTGGGAAGGAGACGGCGAAGCCCGCATCGTGTGGGGAACCGGCGCGGGGTACCTGATCGCCGTTGACGCCAGGACCGGGGTGCCGGCCGCGGACTTCGGAGACAACGGGCGGGTCGATTTCGTCGCCGATCTGCCGCGCTCGCCCCGCGGCCAGCCCTTCCAGTTGCCGGTCGGCTCGCGGTCGGCGGCGCCGCTCATCGTCGGCGACACGATCGTCCTGGGAACCAACCACACCGACTTCATCATGTCCAGGGAGGCGGTGCCCGGCTTCATCTTCGCCCACGACGTGCGGACCGGGAAGCGGCTGTGGGAGTTCCACATCGTGCCGCAGAGCGCCGACGAGTTCGGCGCCGACACCTGGGAAGACGAATCGTGGCGCAGAACCGGCAACGGCAACGCGTGGGCCAATCTGAGCGCCGACCCGGAACTCGGCTACGTCTACGTGCCGACCTCCGCCGTGTCTCCGGACCACTACGGCGGCCATCGCCTGGGCGACAACCTGTTCGCCAACAGCATCGTCTGTCTCGATGTCGAGACGGGCGAGCGGGTCTGGCACTACCAGCTCATTCACCACGAAGTCTGGGACTACGACAGCCCGACGGCGCCGAATCTGCTCGACATCACCGTCGACGGACGTCGGATCAAGGCGGTCGCCCAGGTCACGAAGCAGGGCTTCGTCTACACCTTCGACCGGGTGACCGGTGAGCCGGTCTGGCCGATCGAGGAGCGCCCGGTGCCGACCGACACCGACCTGGAAGGGGAGGTCATGTCTCCCACCCAGCCGTTCCCGACCAAGCCGCCGCCGTTTGCGGTGCAGGGCGCCCGGATCGAGGATCTGGTGGACTTCACTCCCGAGATTCGCCAGATGGCGCTCGAAGCCGTCGGAGGGTTCAGGCTCGGGCCGCTCTACACGCCGCTGTCGCTACGCGGCACGATCTTCCGGCCGGCGGCGGGCGGAGGCGCGAACTGGTCGGGCGCCACAGTGGATCCCGAAACGGGCGTGCTGTACGTCCCCTCCACGAACGGCCACTCGGTGCTCCGCTTCCGTGACGGACGGGCCGGCACCGACCTCCGCTACATCGCCGATCGCACCGATCCGGTCGGTGGGATCATGCGCGGCCGCACGACGTCCTGGGGGCAGTTCGAGCCCGTGGCTCGAGGTGTCGCGTTTCTCGACGGAGGCAACCCGACCCGGCAGCCCACGATGCCGCGGGGGCTGCCGCTGTGGAAACCGCCCTACTCCGCGATGGTCGCCATCGACATGACTCGGGGCGAGCACCTTTGGACGACGCCGCTGGGCCGGGGCGCCCGTTATCAGGACCACCCTTTGCTGCGCGATCTCGATCTGCCGCCGCTCGGGGGCGATCACAGCCGCGCCGGTTCGCTGCTGACCAGGACGCTGCTGATCCACGCGCTGAACAGCGGTGGGACCGACGATGGACCACAGCTCGTGGCCTACGACAAGGCCACCGGCGAACCGCTGGCGGGGGTCGACCTGCCCGGCCGCGGGCTCGGCTCGCCGATGACCTTCCTGCTCGACGGTCACCAGTACATCGCCCTCACGGTCAGCGGCAGGGTTCCCGAGCTGGTCGCCTACCGGCTGCCATCGGAGAGTCGATGA
- a CDS encoding TonB-dependent receptor, which produces MKIAALKRSIWMLFVIACAALPLWADGPGTGMIEGRVLDAQGDPLPGASVTLAGQQNTRDAISDAAGEFRFSLLLDGVFTLSAELEGLGSSSEVAVTLDPGARRAVDLTLRGGEAEEIQVVAEAPMINKYEPGATARIDAETAELTTFITRHHVNSLAVLPANSGSKQQDWLNSFMGGPRDGGTVNIDGVDVSQVTGNYGVFKFKMATTQVAATEVHTQGRGAEYGRTQTATINTVIKSGTNQLHGDFYYVAQNQAWVGEFRDYPDLNGPDEIINNYETALGGPIYRDRAWFFAAHAELSDNRIRGASTNSNPDVIADPVFDWSYKGSSTVAKVNFQPGDDHQLAATYVRTPGYREGGGNRTGDLFSLNGRQETAELNTALWNWAATPKVFAELKVGDSTDTRTDNCLHRKDSLSGGDPHTPSSNNFRYYDLATRLFFNGCLVGGPSGRFSDGPRQQINAYATIFAGKNHELRLGAERHVMGLDNRNWPEREYSGRGFGYDVPGGFTTPETVTVYAPPDGGLFRRESELNTLFIQDRIDIGDKWVVTAGLRLEGQSMDNNIGEQVNDYDELAPRLSVVYDANADGRILVRGTAGRYLNLFNMSLTQNFDQGSNGTNTRQVFNWNPATQSYDILNSSIVASAGREATRNLEPEYSDAYTLGVDWQFHRNWVAKAMYTVSDNDNIWATTVQFDENGRRVFALANWTQAEVNRLSSLHGVPSRLPLTREHEGFILELNRNFRNNWTLRANFYAGDAKGTEAAGNYIQAIGGVGTDGSSDVNTRNKGNLPIANNSEFPEIFNLLAAKRWPIGKHTLTTSAHYRFRTGRLWESQRYVFISHPVSGQRERVIEFLDPQGSKQLDTATELNLNASWIFPPINGKYEIKVGAELANALNGDAQLFVNPVSGLPTGRGGGDIAYQRPSEYRFNVAFSF; this is translated from the coding sequence ATGAAGATCGCCGCCCTCAAGCGCAGCATCTGGATGCTCTTCGTCATCGCCTGCGCGGCCCTGCCGCTCTGGGCCGACGGTCCGGGCACGGGAATGATCGAAGGCCGGGTGCTCGACGCCCAGGGAGACCCGCTGCCGGGCGCCAGCGTGACGCTGGCAGGACAGCAGAACACCAGGGACGCGATCAGCGACGCGGCCGGGGAGTTCCGCTTCAGCCTGCTGCTCGACGGCGTCTTCACCCTCAGCGCCGAACTCGAAGGTCTGGGCTCGAGCAGCGAAGTCGCCGTCACGCTCGATCCCGGCGCGCGCCGCGCCGTCGACCTCACCTTGCGGGGCGGCGAAGCCGAGGAAATCCAGGTCGTCGCCGAAGCGCCCATGATCAACAAGTACGAGCCCGGGGCGACGGCGAGGATCGACGCCGAGACCGCCGAGCTGACGACGTTCATCACGCGTCACCACGTCAACAGCCTGGCGGTCCTGCCGGCCAACTCCGGCTCCAAGCAGCAGGACTGGCTCAACAGCTTCATGGGCGGTCCCCGCGACGGAGGCACGGTGAACATCGACGGCGTCGACGTCAGCCAGGTCACGGGCAACTACGGCGTGTTCAAGTTCAAGATGGCGACCACGCAGGTCGCCGCGACCGAGGTTCATACCCAGGGGCGCGGCGCCGAGTACGGGCGCACCCAGACGGCCACGATCAACACGGTGATCAAGTCGGGCACCAACCAGTTGCACGGCGACTTCTACTACGTCGCCCAGAACCAGGCGTGGGTGGGCGAGTTTCGGGACTACCCCGATCTGAACGGCCCCGACGAGATCATCAACAACTACGAGACCGCTCTCGGCGGCCCGATCTACCGCGATCGCGCCTGGTTCTTCGCGGCCCACGCCGAACTGTCCGATAACAGGATCCGGGGCGCCAGCACGAACTCGAACCCGGACGTCATCGCGGACCCGGTCTTCGACTGGAGCTACAAGGGGTCATCGACGGTCGCCAAGGTCAACTTCCAGCCGGGAGATGACCATCAGCTCGCCGCGACCTACGTGCGCACGCCGGGTTACCGCGAGGGCGGGGGCAACCGAACGGGGGACCTGTTCAGCCTGAACGGGCGCCAGGAAACGGCCGAGTTGAACACGGCGTTGTGGAACTGGGCCGCCACCCCGAAGGTCTTCGCGGAGCTCAAGGTCGGCGACAGCACGGACACTCGCACCGACAACTGTCTCCATCGCAAGGACAGTCTCTCGGGTGGAGATCCGCACACACCGTCCAGCAACAACTTCCGCTACTACGACCTCGCCACCCGGCTCTTCTTCAATGGCTGCCTTGTTGGCGGCCCGTCCGGCCGGTTCTCGGACGGTCCCCGCCAGCAGATCAACGCCTACGCGACGATCTTCGCCGGCAAGAACCACGAGCTTCGTCTCGGCGCCGAGCGCCACGTCATGGGCCTCGACAACCGCAACTGGCCCGAGAGGGAGTACAGCGGCCGCGGCTTCGGCTACGACGTTCCCGGTGGCTTCACCACCCCCGAGACCGTCACGGTCTACGCGCCGCCGGACGGAGGACTGTTCCGCCGCGAGAGCGAGCTGAACACCCTGTTCATTCAGGACCGGATCGATATCGGAGACAAGTGGGTCGTCACCGCCGGATTGCGGCTCGAGGGCCAGTCGATGGACAACAACATCGGGGAACAGGTCAACGACTACGACGAGCTGGCGCCCAGATTGAGCGTCGTCTACGACGCGAACGCCGACGGCCGGATTCTGGTCCGCGGCACCGCCGGGCGTTACCTGAATCTCTTCAACATGTCGCTGACCCAGAACTTCGACCAGGGCTCGAACGGCACGAACACCCGCCAGGTCTTCAACTGGAATCCCGCGACCCAGTCCTACGACATCCTGAACAGCTCCATCGTGGCCAGCGCCGGGAGGGAGGCAACGAGGAACCTGGAACCCGAATACTCAGACGCGTACACCCTCGGCGTCGACTGGCAGTTCCACCGCAACTGGGTCGCCAAGGCCATGTACACCGTGAGCGACAACGACAACATCTGGGCTACGACCGTCCAGTTCGACGAGAACGGAAGGCGGGTCTTCGCATTGGCAAACTGGACCCAGGCCGAGGTCAACCGGCTGTCCTCCCTGCACGGAGTGCCGTCGCGCCTGCCCCTGACGCGCGAGCACGAGGGTTTCATCCTCGAACTCAACCGCAACTTCCGGAACAACTGGACCTTGCGCGCCAACTTCTACGCAGGCGATGCGAAGGGCACTGAGGCTGCCGGAAACTACATACAGGCCATAGGCGGCGTTGGGACCGACGGCAGTAGCGATGTGAACACCCGCAACAAAGGGAACCTCCCGATCGCCAACAACTCGGAGTTTCCGGAGATCTTCAACCTCCTCGCTGCCAAGCGCTGGCCGATCGGCAAACACACGCTCACCACGAGCGCCCACTACCGCTTCCGAACCGGCCGGCTATGGGAGTCTCAGCGGTACGTCTTCATTTCCCACCCGGTGTCTGGCCAGAGGGAACGAGTCATCGAGTTTCTCGATCCCCAGGGTTCCAAGCAGCTTGACACCGCTACGGAGCTGAACCTCAATGCCAGTTGGATCTTCCCGCCGATCAACGGCAAGTACGAGATCAAGGTCGGCGCGGAACTCGCCAACGCCCTCAACGGGGACGCCCAGTTGTTCGTGAATCCGGTGTCGGGCCTGCCCACCGGCAGGGGCGGCGGCGACATTGCCTACCAGAGGCCGTCGGAGTACCGCTTCAACGTCGCCTTCAGCTTCTAG
- a CDS encoding fused MFS/spermidine synthase, with amino-acid sequence MFGLSMFSSLVYEVAWSRSLSLVFGTTIYAFTAVLTAFMAGLALGAYGFGRIADQTKKPVLIFAKLEFALGACGVLLIPLFEFTYGVRLALFSQLQGSSAMLFIMFGIVFLLLIVPTGIMGATFPLMTKIYSRNFDRDISDVYAVDTICAGAGAMVGGFLFLPYLGLSQTIVLAAALNLLAGFVLYQGRER; translated from the coding sequence GTGTTCGGCCTCTCCATGTTCTCCTCCCTCGTCTACGAGGTTGCGTGGTCGCGCTCGTTGTCGCTCGTGTTCGGGACGACGATCTACGCCTTCACCGCGGTCCTCACTGCGTTCATGGCGGGTCTGGCCCTCGGAGCGTACGGCTTCGGAAGGATCGCCGATCAGACGAAGAAACCCGTCCTGATCTTCGCGAAGCTCGAGTTCGCGCTTGGCGCCTGCGGTGTTCTTCTCATACCCCTCTTCGAGTTCACCTACGGCGTCCGGTTGGCTCTGTTCAGCCAGCTCCAGGGCTCTTCCGCGATGTTGTTCATCATGTTCGGCATCGTCTTCCTTCTCCTCATCGTGCCGACGGGAATCATGGGCGCCACGTTCCCGCTGATGACGAAGATCTACTCCAGGAACTTCGACCGCGACATCTCGGACGTGTACGCGGTGGACACGATTTGCGCCGGCGCCGGCGCCATGGTGGGAGGGTTTCTCTTCCTGCCGTACCTGGGCCTCTCTCAGACGATCGTGCTGGCCGCCGCGCTCAACCTGCTGGCCGGCTTCGTGCTCTACCAGGGGAGGGAGCGATGA
- a CDS encoding fused MFS/spermidine synthase: MKLRSLLLSAFFFSGFAALVYEVMFTKGLILFVGGTVYAYSLILTAFLTGMGFGSLLAKRFRKTDLATLFAYVQLGIGAYGLLFVPILNNLDIAYLAIYNVSGGSFGVFHSLLLLLAYLVLLVPTLLMGMTFPVVSRLITRAENIGTDVGKLFCINTLGGVAGAFVGGFVLLPVIGLERAILVAVALNLLISAVVFLAAGKGGRLAYGGAFAVVALLAASLSGAKVDPYRFGIYHQHGRFETASEYREALARERAAAGISFSDYGLYGSVVVKEEGPVKVLMIDGKVDAGTGLDVPTQLLLGYIPSLMHPDPKDVAIIGLGSGITLAAVESLPAVERIDVLELNPTVVEAAGLFEVENRNALADERVELTVGDARDVLSTTERTYDVIVSEPSNPWIDGEVFLFTREFYSVVAERLNEGGLFLQWIGAYDFNPEDLKVSLRTLATAFPHVQAWADARGVDFFLLASEAPIARDYEGIAAALREPVIRSDMEAIAELSNRAPFTDPDVFFSFFVAHDEALDSYAAGAPVNTDNRPIIEFRTARNRVGRTTSSLGAILAHTSGGGATTTVSPPVTAPVSGDALSFLGLNATIDMPLAEVEYAYEYTIRGEDSASLRLALELTKHVIFTDGENLLVVRGHPRETEPPVEEFAAIASSLGSAVLGTVEVERQTRYLTRGETISAMLWHCNRHLYVTYFEHPPGASLPSMFDTLAGVSCAATRP; the protein is encoded by the coding sequence ATGAAGCTGAGGTCGCTGCTCCTGAGTGCCTTCTTCTTCTCGGGCTTCGCCGCACTCGTGTACGAAGTCATGTTCACGAAGGGGTTGATTCTCTTCGTCGGCGGCACGGTCTACGCGTACAGCCTGATCCTGACCGCCTTTCTCACGGGAATGGGTTTCGGCAGCCTGCTGGCGAAGCGCTTCCGGAAGACGGATCTCGCCACGCTGTTCGCGTACGTTCAGCTCGGGATCGGCGCCTACGGGCTGCTCTTCGTCCCGATCCTGAACAATCTGGACATCGCGTACCTCGCGATCTACAACGTTTCGGGCGGCAGCTTCGGCGTCTTCCACTCGCTCCTGCTCCTCCTCGCGTACCTGGTCCTCCTGGTGCCGACCCTGCTCATGGGGATGACCTTTCCGGTCGTGAGTCGGTTGATCACCCGTGCAGAGAACATCGGCACGGATGTCGGAAAGCTGTTCTGTATCAACACTCTGGGTGGAGTGGCCGGCGCCTTTGTGGGCGGTTTCGTTCTGCTGCCGGTGATCGGCCTGGAACGAGCGATCCTCGTGGCCGTCGCGCTGAACCTCCTCATCTCGGCGGTGGTCTTTCTTGCTGCCGGCAAGGGCGGCAGGCTCGCCTACGGCGGCGCCTTCGCCGTCGTGGCTCTTCTTGCGGCGTCTCTGTCCGGCGCGAAAGTCGATCCCTACCGCTTTGGCATCTACCACCAGCATGGGCGGTTCGAGACCGCGAGCGAGTACCGGGAGGCGCTTGCACGAGAGAGAGCAGCCGCCGGCATCTCGTTCTCCGACTACGGCCTGTACGGCTCCGTCGTGGTGAAAGAAGAGGGCCCGGTCAAGGTCCTCATGATCGACGGGAAAGTCGATGCCGGAACGGGTTTGGACGTTCCTACCCAGCTTCTCCTGGGGTACATCCCCAGTCTCATGCACCCGGACCCGAAGGACGTGGCGATCATCGGCCTCGGCAGCGGGATCACCCTGGCCGCGGTCGAGAGTCTCCCTGCGGTGGAGAGGATCGACGTGCTCGAGCTGAACCCGACGGTCGTCGAGGCTGCGGGGCTCTTTGAGGTCGAGAACCGGAACGCCCTTGCCGATGAACGAGTCGAACTCACCGTAGGCGACGCGAGGGACGTTCTCTCCACGACCGAGCGGACCTATGACGTCATCGTTTCCGAGCCTTCCAACCCCTGGATCGACGGGGAGGTCTTCCTCTTCACCAGGGAGTTCTACTCGGTTGTCGCCGAGCGTCTCAACGAGGGGGGACTGTTCCTGCAGTGGATCGGCGCCTACGACTTCAACCCGGAGGATCTGAAGGTCTCCCTGCGAACGCTCGCGACAGCGTTTCCCCATGTCCAGGCGTGGGCCGACGCGAGAGGCGTGGATTTCTTCCTGTTGGCCTCGGAAGCACCCATCGCCAGGGACTACGAAGGGATCGCGGCTGCATTGCGAGAACCGGTCATCCGTTCCGACATGGAGGCGATCGCCGAATTGTCGAACCGCGCGCCGTTCACGGATCCGGATGTCTTCTTCTCGTTCTTCGTTGCGCACGACGAGGCTCTCGACTCCTACGCCGCGGGCGCGCCGGTCAACACGGACAACCGACCGATCATCGAGTTCAGGACGGCAAGGAACAGGGTGGGGCGGACGACGAGCAGTCTGGGTGCCATTCTCGCGCACACGAGCGGCGGCGGCGCGACGACGACGGTGTCACCCCCCGTGACCGCTCCCGTTTCGGGCGACGCACTGTCCTTTCTGGGTCTCAACGCGACGATCGACATGCCCCTTGCGGAGGTCGAGTACGCCTACGAGTACACGATTCGCGGTGAGGATTCCGCGAGCCTTCGTCTGGCGCTCGAACTGACGAAGCACGTCATCTTCACCGACGGAGAGAACCTGCTGGTGGTCCGTGGACACCCGCGAGAAACGGAGCCACCGGTCGAGGAGTTCGCGGCGATCGCGAGTTCCCTGGGATCGGCTGTTCTCGGCACGGTCGAAGTGGAGCGACAGACTCGCTACCTGACCCGGGGCGAGACGATCTCGGCGATGCTGTGGCACTGCAACCGCCACCTGTACGTGACGTACTTCGAGCATCCGCCGGGAGCATCGCTGCCGTCGATGTTCGACACCCTGGCGGGAGTCAGTTGTGCTGCGACTAGACCGTAG
- a CDS encoding aminotransferase class I/II-fold pyridoxal phosphate-dependent enzyme: MSILEDPEEMRRSGYRVVDAIVERLSELGDDKAFQTAPRDVTEALLDGPPPEEGRDLDPLLETIVRDVMPLAARIDHPRFLAFVPASPSWASVLASFLISGYNVFQGTWLASAGPSQIELTVTDWFRDWLGYPKGAGGLFTSGGSAANLLAVVAAREAAGNPQRGVVYISDQAHGSVGRAARIAGVDPARIRVLATDDEFRIVPATLLEAIRRDREAGLEPFCLVANAGTTNTGAIDPLVELAEIARAEGLWNHIDAAYGGFAVLDPEVRPLLQGLELADSVTLDPHKWLMQPYETGCLMARDVTRLESAFRILPDYMQDTDLGTQQVNFCNRGLQLTRAFRALRVWLSVQRYGLAAHRQAIAAAIGIAASAADRIARDDELELLAPPSLGVVCFRYRGPATEPPVSGEGLDELNRQIQDRIVQSGFAMIASTRLGDRFSLRFCVLNTRTTEDDVMQILDRVLEIGRELQA, from the coding sequence GTGTCGATCCTTGAAGATCCGGAGGAGATGCGCCGGTCCGGCTACCGGGTCGTGGACGCCATCGTCGAGCGCCTGAGCGAACTGGGGGACGACAAGGCGTTCCAGACGGCGCCGCGCGATGTCACCGAGGCGTTGCTCGATGGACCTCCTCCCGAGGAGGGACGGGATCTCGATCCACTGCTCGAGACGATAGTTCGCGACGTAATGCCGCTCGCGGCGCGGATCGATCACCCGCGCTTTCTTGCCTTCGTGCCCGCCAGCCCCTCATGGGCCTCCGTGCTGGCCAGCTTCCTGATCAGCGGGTACAACGTCTTCCAGGGGACCTGGCTGGCGTCCGCGGGACCTTCCCAGATCGAGCTCACGGTCACCGACTGGTTTCGCGATTGGCTGGGCTACCCGAAGGGGGCGGGCGGCCTGTTCACGAGCGGTGGATCGGCCGCCAATCTGCTCGCCGTCGTCGCGGCGCGCGAGGCCGCTGGAAACCCCCAGCGCGGCGTCGTCTACATCTCCGACCAGGCCCACGGCTCGGTGGGGCGCGCCGCGCGAATTGCCGGAGTCGATCCGGCGCGGATACGGGTCCTGGCCACCGACGATGAGTTCCGCATCGTTCCTGCGACTCTGCTGGAAGCCATTCGTCGAGACCGCGAGGCGGGTCTGGAACCGTTCTGCCTCGTGGCGAACGCCGGCACGACGAACACCGGCGCCATCGATCCGCTGGTGGAGCTGGCGGAGATCGCTCGGGCGGAAGGGCTCTGGAACCACATAGACGCCGCGTACGGCGGCTTCGCCGTCCTCGATCCGGAAGTCCGACCTCTGCTCCAGGGCCTCGAACTGGCCGACAGCGTGACGCTCGACCCGCACAAGTGGCTCATGCAGCCCTACGAGACAGGCTGCCTAATGGCCCGCGACGTCACCCGGCTGGAGTCCGCCTTCCGCATCCTGCCCGACTACATGCAGGACACCGATCTCGGCACCCAGCAGGTGAACTTCTGCAACCGCGGGCTGCAACTCACCCGTGCATTTCGCGCCCTGCGCGTATGGCTGTCGGTCCAGCGGTACGGCCTGGCCGCGCACCGGCAAGCCATCGCCGCGGCCATCGGCATCGCCGCGAGCGCAGCGGATCGGATCGCACGCGATGACGAGCTCGAACTTCTGGCGCCTCCGAGCCTGGGCGTGGTCTGCTTTCGCTACCGAGGACCTGCCACCGAACCACCTGTTTCAGGTGAAGGCCTCGACGAACTGAACCGCCAGATCCAGGACCGCATCGTCCAGTCGGGATTCGCGATGATCGCCTCCACCCGGCTCGGCGACCGGTTCTCATTGAGGTTCTGCGTGCTGAACACCCGCACCACCGAGGACGATGTCAT